The following are encoded in a window of Scophthalmus maximus strain ysfricsl-2021 chromosome 2, ASM2237912v1, whole genome shotgun sequence genomic DNA:
- the zmp:0000001268 gene encoding CYTL1 domain-containing protein isoform X2, whose product MQPMVKRGMKGSGIIQHQELEGLKKRKKQVPRTTVQNNGPKEVLSMARDLTQWAADLKRDPETTFCMAHMPELYLDVHNGCVMYKMRTYISLVEGLRERRCAYTRDVWKLVVTLRQLFIFMSEKCHGDCSRSLTVLHWRANIPDPEIICSDRNKRPQ is encoded by the exons ATGCAGCCCATGGTGAAAAGGGGAATGAAAGGATCCGGAATAATCCAGCATCAGGAGTTAGAGGgcctgaagaaaagaaaaaaacaggtgcCTCGGACCACGGTCCAGAATAATGGACCAAAAGAG GTGCTGAGCATGGCACGGGATCTCACCCAGTGGGCGGCAGATTTGAAGAGGGACCCTGAAACT ACTTTCTGCATGGCACACATGCCAGAACTCTACCTTGACGTCCAT AATGGTTGTGTGATGTACAAAATGAGGACCTACATCTCCCTGGTGGAAGGCCTGCGAGAGCGCCGCTGCGCGTACACCAGAGACGTGTGGAAGCTGGTGGTCACTCTGAGACAgctcttcatcttcatgtcGGAGAAATGTCACGGG gaCTGTTCACGATCTTTGACTGTGCTGCACTGGAGGGCTAACATTCCAGATCCTGAAATCATCTGCTCGGACAGAAATAAGAGACCGCAATAG
- the zmp:0000001268 gene encoding CYTL1 domain-containing protein isoform X3, whose amino-acid sequence MAIFNHLLLVSSLVPLVLSYPFFPPTCYTKVLSMARDLTQWAADLKRDPETTFCMAHMPELYLDVHNGCVMYKMRTYISLVEGLRERRCAYTRDVWKLVVTLRQLFIFMSEKCHGDCSRSLTVLHWRANIPDPEIICSDRNKRPQ is encoded by the exons ATGGCGATCTTTAACCACTTGTTGCTTGTGTCGTCTCTGGTGCCGCTGGTGCTGAGCTACCCTTTCTTCCCGCCGACATGCTACACCAAGGTGCTGAGCATGGCACGGGATCTCACCCAGTGGGCGGCAGATTTGAAGAGGGACCCTGAAACT ACTTTCTGCATGGCACACATGCCAGAACTCTACCTTGACGTCCAT AATGGTTGTGTGATGTACAAAATGAGGACCTACATCTCCCTGGTGGAAGGCCTGCGAGAGCGCCGCTGCGCGTACACCAGAGACGTGTGGAAGCTGGTGGTCACTCTGAGACAgctcttcatcttcatgtcGGAGAAATGTCACGGG gaCTGTTCACGATCTTTGACTGTGCTGCACTGGAGGGCTAACATTCCAGATCCTGAAATCATCTGCTCGGACAGAAATAAGAGACCGCAATAG
- the zmp:0000001268 gene encoding CYTL1 domain-containing protein isoform X1, with amino-acid sequence MQPMVKRGMKGSGIIQHQELEGLKKRKKQVPRTTVQNNGPKEVPLVLSYPFFPPTCYTKVLSMARDLTQWAADLKRDPETTFCMAHMPELYLDVHNGCVMYKMRTYISLVEGLRERRCAYTRDVWKLVVTLRQLFIFMSEKCHGDCSRSLTVLHWRANIPDPEIICSDRNKRPQ; translated from the exons ATGCAGCCCATGGTGAAAAGGGGAATGAAAGGATCCGGAATAATCCAGCATCAGGAGTTAGAGGgcctgaagaaaagaaaaaaacaggtgcCTCGGACCACGGTCCAGAATAATGGACCAAAAGAG GTGCCGCTGGTGCTGAGCTACCCTTTCTTCCCGCCGACATGCTACACCAAGGTGCTGAGCATGGCACGGGATCTCACCCAGTGGGCGGCAGATTTGAAGAGGGACCCTGAAACT ACTTTCTGCATGGCACACATGCCAGAACTCTACCTTGACGTCCAT AATGGTTGTGTGATGTACAAAATGAGGACCTACATCTCCCTGGTGGAAGGCCTGCGAGAGCGCCGCTGCGCGTACACCAGAGACGTGTGGAAGCTGGTGGTCACTCTGAGACAgctcttcatcttcatgtcGGAGAAATGTCACGGG gaCTGTTCACGATCTTTGACTGTGCTGCACTGGAGGGCTAACATTCCAGATCCTGAAATCATCTGCTCGGACAGAAATAAGAGACCGCAATAG